A section of the Streptomyces sp. NBC_00178 genome encodes:
- a CDS encoding catalase, whose product MEARVTQGPLTTEAGAPVADNQNSETAGPGGPVLVQDQALLEKLAHFNRERIPERVVHARGAGAYGTFTLTRDVSRWTRAKFLSEVGKQTETFLRFSTVAGNLGSADAARDPRGWALKFYTEEGNYDLVGNNTPVFFIKDAIKFPDFIHTQKRDPYTGSQEADNVWDFWGLSPESTHQVTWLFGDRGIPASYRHMNGYGSHTFQWNNEAGEVFWVKYHFKTDQGIRNLTTEEAVRLSGVDPDSHQRDLRESIERGDFPSWTVQVQIMPAAEAAGYRFNPFDLTKVWPHEDYPPIEIGTLELNRNPENVFAEVEQSIFSPAHFVPGIGPSPDKMLQGRLFAYGDAHRYRVGINADHLPVNRPHATEARTNSRDGLLYDGRHKGAKNYEPNSFGGPAQTGRPLWQPVPVTGGTGNHEAPVHSEDNDFVQAGNLYRLYSDDEKTRLIDNLAGFIAKVSRDDIADRAINNFRQADGDFGKRLEAAVQALRG is encoded by the coding sequence ATGGAGGCGCGCGTGACGCAGGGACCGCTCACCACGGAGGCCGGGGCACCGGTGGCCGACAACCAGAACAGCGAGACCGCCGGCCCGGGCGGACCGGTCCTCGTCCAGGACCAGGCGCTCCTGGAGAAGCTCGCGCACTTCAACCGGGAGCGCATCCCGGAGCGCGTCGTCCACGCGCGCGGCGCGGGTGCCTACGGCACGTTCACGCTGACCCGTGACGTCTCGCGGTGGACCCGGGCGAAGTTCCTCTCCGAGGTCGGGAAGCAGACCGAGACGTTCCTCCGCTTCTCCACCGTGGCGGGCAACCTCGGCTCCGCCGACGCGGCCCGCGACCCCCGGGGCTGGGCGCTGAAGTTCTACACCGAGGAGGGCAACTACGACCTCGTCGGCAACAACACCCCGGTGTTCTTCATCAAGGACGCCATCAAGTTCCCCGACTTCATCCACACCCAGAAGCGCGACCCGTACACCGGCTCGCAGGAGGCGGACAACGTCTGGGACTTCTGGGGCCTCTCGCCCGAGTCCACGCACCAGGTGACCTGGCTGTTCGGCGACCGCGGCATCCCGGCCTCGTACCGTCACATGAACGGCTACGGCTCGCACACCTTCCAGTGGAACAACGAGGCCGGCGAGGTCTTCTGGGTCAAATACCATTTCAAGACCGACCAGGGCATCAGGAACCTGACCACCGAGGAGGCCGTCCGCCTCTCCGGTGTCGACCCGGACAGCCACCAGCGCGACCTCCGCGAGTCCATCGAGCGGGGCGACTTCCCGAGCTGGACCGTGCAGGTCCAGATCATGCCCGCGGCCGAGGCCGCCGGCTACCGGTTCAATCCGTTCGACCTCACCAAGGTGTGGCCGCACGAGGACTACCCGCCGATCGAGATCGGCACGCTGGAGCTCAACCGCAACCCGGAGAACGTCTTCGCCGAGGTCGAGCAGTCGATCTTCAGCCCGGCGCACTTCGTGCCCGGCATCGGCCCGTCCCCGGACAAGATGCTCCAGGGCCGGCTCTTCGCGTACGGCGACGCCCACCGCTACCGCGTCGGCATCAACGCAGACCACCTGCCGGTGAACCGTCCCCACGCCACCGAGGCGCGCACCAACAGCCGTGACGGCCTTCTCTACGACGGCCGCCACAAGGGTGCCAAGAACTACGAGCCGAACAGCTTCGGCGGCCCGGCCCAGACCGGCCGCCCGCTCTGGCAGCCCGTGCCCGTCACCGGCGGTACGGGCAACCACGAGGCGCCGGTCCACTCCGAGGACAACGACTTCGTGCAGGCGGGCAACCTGTACCGGCTGTACTCGGACGACGAGAAGACCCGGCTGATCGACAACCTCGCCGGGTTCATCGCCAAGGTCTCGCGCGACGACATCGCCGACCGTGCGATCAACAACTTCCGTCAGGCGGACGGGGACTTCGGCAAGCGTCTGGAGGCCGCGGTCCAGGCCCTGCGCGGCTGA
- a CDS encoding CBS domain-containing protein, with the protein MLVRDAMSTLVLTIGPAHTLRQAARLMSARRIGAAVVHDPDTCGLGIITERDVLNAVGAGQDPDVETASTHTTTDVVFASPTWTLEEAAAAMTHGGFRHLIVLDGDGPVGIVSVRDIIRCWTPARRRPAELAV; encoded by the coding sequence ATGCTCGTCCGCGACGCCATGAGCACACTGGTCCTCACCATCGGCCCGGCCCACACCCTCCGCCAGGCGGCCCGGCTGATGTCGGCCCGCCGGATCGGAGCAGCCGTCGTCCACGACCCCGACACCTGCGGCCTCGGGATCATCACCGAACGCGACGTCCTGAACGCCGTGGGTGCGGGGCAGGATCCCGATGTGGAGACCGCCTCGACCCACACCACCACCGACGTGGTCTTCGCGTCGCCCACGTGGACGCTGGAAGAGGCCGCGGCAGCCATGACGCACGGAGGTTTCCGGCATCTGATCGTGCTGGACGGCGACGGCCCCGTCGGCATCGTCTCGGTGCGCGACATCATCCGGTGCTGGACCCCGGCCAGGAGGCGGCCGGCCGAGCTGGCGGTCTGA
- the hisN gene encoding histidinol-phosphatase, which translates to MPDYHDDLRLAHVLADAADAATMDRFKAMDLKVETKPDMTPVSEADKHAEELIRGHLHRARPRDAILGEEYGIEGTGPRRWVVDPIDGTKNYVRGVPVWATLISLMEAGEDGFQPVVGVVSAPALNRRWWAAKGAGAFSGRSLTSATRLRVSEVGRIADSSFAYASMTGWEEQGRLDGFMDLTRACWRTRGYGDFWPYMMVAEGSVDICAEPELSLWDMAANAIIVQEAGGRFTSLDGVSGPGGGNAAASNGLLHEELLGYLNQRY; encoded by the coding sequence ATGCCCGATTACCACGATGATCTGCGCCTCGCCCACGTCCTGGCGGACGCCGCGGACGCGGCGACCATGGACCGGTTCAAGGCTATGGACCTCAAGGTCGAGACCAAGCCGGACATGACCCCGGTCAGCGAGGCGGACAAGCATGCCGAGGAGCTGATCCGGGGTCATCTGCACCGGGCACGGCCCCGCGACGCGATCCTGGGCGAGGAGTACGGGATCGAGGGCACGGGCCCGCGGCGCTGGGTCGTCGATCCGATCGACGGCACGAAGAACTACGTGCGGGGCGTTCCCGTCTGGGCGACGCTGATCTCGTTGATGGAGGCGGGGGAGGACGGTTTCCAGCCCGTGGTCGGCGTGGTCTCGGCTCCCGCGCTCAACCGGCGCTGGTGGGCGGCGAAGGGCGCAGGGGCCTTCTCCGGCCGCAGTCTGACCTCCGCGACGCGGCTGCGCGTGTCGGAGGTCGGGCGGATCGCGGACTCCTCGTTCGCGTACGCCTCGATGACGGGCTGGGAGGAGCAGGGCCGGCTCGACGGGTTCATGGACCTGACGCGGGCCTGCTGGCGTACGCGCGGCTACGGCGACTTCTGGCCGTACATGATGGTCGCCGAGGGCTCGGTGGACATCTGCGCCGAGCCGGAGCTGTCCCTGTGGGACATGGCGGCGAACGCGATCATCGTCCAGGAGGCCGGCGGGCGCTTCACGAGCCTGGACGGGGTCTCCGGTCCGGGCGGCGGCAACGCGGCGGCGTCGAACGGGCTGCTGCACGAGGAACTTCTCGGCTATCTGAACCAGCGCTACTGA
- a CDS encoding TetR/AcrR family transcriptional regulator: MPTAREALLDAAHSALSRQSWTSVRMVDVAARAGVSRQTLYNEFGSKDGLARALIRRAADGYLAGVDRTLGADRRQGDGPAELARWTVRAAGANALVKALLTGVWGERLPRPVAPAAGLRTGQALPTPGELLMLVRDRAVVALREGPAAQDRARLELTCEIALRLAVSYTLVPADPAAGGAREAQAEDPESCSPMTPTITREIDTSFRVETTSSRKTMP, translated from the coding sequence ATGCCGACAGCGCGTGAAGCCCTTCTGGACGCCGCGCACTCGGCGCTCTCCAGGCAGTCCTGGACGTCGGTGCGCATGGTCGACGTCGCGGCCCGGGCCGGGGTGTCCCGGCAGACGCTCTACAACGAGTTCGGCAGCAAGGACGGCCTGGCCCGTGCCCTCATCCGGCGCGCGGCCGACGGCTACCTCGCGGGTGTCGACCGGACGCTCGGCGCCGACCGGAGACAGGGCGACGGCCCCGCCGAGCTGGCCCGCTGGACCGTCCGGGCGGCCGGTGCGAACGCCCTGGTCAAAGCGCTGCTCACCGGGGTGTGGGGGGAACGCCTGCCCCGCCCGGTGGCGCCCGCGGCCGGGCTCCGGACGGGTCAGGCGCTGCCCACGCCCGGTGAACTGCTCATGCTCGTACGGGACCGGGCCGTCGTGGCCCTGCGGGAGGGACCCGCCGCGCAGGACCGCGCGAGACTGGAGCTGACCTGCGAGATCGCGCTCCGGCTCGCCGTCTCGTACACGCTGGTGCCGGCGGATCCCGCGGCGGGAGGTGCCCGGGAGGCTCAGGCCGAGGACCCCGAGAGCTGCAGCCCGATGACCCCGACGATCACCAGGGAGATCGACACCAGCTTCAGAGTGGAGACCACGTCGTCGAGGAAGACCATGCCGTAG
- a CDS encoding DMT family transporter, giving the protein MAWLLVVVAGLLETGFAVCLKLSHGFTRLWPTIAFCAFALGSFGLLTLALKKLDVGPAYAVWTGIGAAGTAIYGMVFLDDVVSTLKLVSISLVIVGVIGLQLSGSSA; this is encoded by the coding sequence ATGGCGTGGTTGCTGGTCGTGGTCGCCGGACTGCTCGAGACCGGCTTCGCCGTGTGCCTGAAGCTCTCGCACGGGTTCACCCGGCTCTGGCCGACGATCGCGTTCTGCGCGTTCGCGCTGGGCAGCTTCGGCCTGCTCACCCTGGCGCTGAAGAAGCTCGACGTCGGCCCCGCGTACGCCGTGTGGACCGGTATCGGCGCGGCGGGCACGGCGATCTACGGCATGGTCTTCCTCGACGACGTGGTCTCCACTCTGAAGCTGGTGTCGATCTCCCTGGTGATCGTCGGGGTCATCGGGCTGCAGCTCTCGGGGTCCTCGGCCTGA
- the rsgA gene encoding ribosome small subunit-dependent GTPase A, translating to MRRYGKNPDEDDIRVRPNPKGNRPRTHTRPKHEDAEEGMVLTVDRGRLTCLVEERTVVAMKARELGRKAAVVGDRVSLVGDLSGDKDTLARIVRIGARTSVLRRTADDDDPFERVVVANADQLAIVTALADPEPRPRMIDRCLVAAYDGGLSPLLVLTKSDLASADKLLEAYTPLGVPYIVTSREELENGDAAERVRELLDGRVTAFVGHSGVGKTTLVNALVPKDRRRTTGVVNAVTGRGRHTTTSALALPLPDGRGWVVDTPGVRSFGLHHVDPSRVIHAFPDLEPGTENCPRGCTHDGQEPECALDAWVADGHADPARLDSLRRLLSTRERREGD from the coding sequence GTGCGCCGTTACGGGAAGAACCCCGACGAGGACGACATCCGCGTACGCCCCAACCCCAAGGGCAACCGGCCCCGCACGCACACCCGCCCCAAGCACGAGGACGCCGAGGAGGGCATGGTCCTCACCGTCGACCGGGGCCGGCTGACCTGCCTGGTCGAGGAGCGCACCGTGGTGGCCATGAAGGCCCGGGAGCTGGGCCGCAAGGCCGCCGTGGTGGGCGACCGCGTCTCCCTCGTCGGTGATCTCTCCGGCGACAAGGACACCCTGGCCCGCATCGTGCGGATCGGCGCCCGCACCTCGGTGCTCCGCCGCACGGCCGACGACGACGACCCCTTCGAGCGGGTGGTCGTCGCCAACGCCGACCAGCTGGCCATCGTGACGGCGCTGGCCGATCCCGAGCCGCGGCCCCGCATGATCGACCGCTGTCTGGTGGCGGCGTACGACGGCGGGCTCAGCCCGCTCCTCGTCCTGACGAAGTCCGACCTGGCCTCGGCGGACAAGCTCCTGGAGGCGTACACCCCGCTGGGCGTCCCGTACATCGTGACCAGCCGTGAGGAGCTGGAGAACGGCGACGCCGCGGAGCGGGTACGCGAGCTGCTGGACGGCCGGGTGACGGCCTTCGTCGGGCACTCGGGCGTCGGCAAGACGACCCTGGTCAACGCCCTGGTCCCGAAGGACAGGCGTCGCACGACGGGTGTGGTCAACGCGGTCACGGGCCGCGGCCGCCACACCACCACGTCGGCGCTCGCCCTGCCGCTGCCGGACGGGCGCGGCTGGGTGGTCGACACCCCGGGTGTGCGTTCCTTCGGGCTGCACCACGTCGATCCCTCCCGGGTCATCCACGCCTTCCCCGACCTCGAACCGGGCACCGAGAACTGCCCGCGGGGCTGCACCCACGACGGCCAGGAACCGGAGTGCGCCCTGGACGCCTGGGTCGCGGACGGACACGCCGACCCGGCACGTCTCGACTCGCTGCGCAGGCTCCTGTCGACGCGGGAACGGCGCGAGGGCGACTGA
- the aroA gene encoding 3-phosphoshikimate 1-carboxyvinyltransferase, which yields MTESPVHPALWPAPRATGAVDATVTVPGSKSVTNRALVLAALSSEPGWLRRPLRSRDTLLMAQALRAMGVGIEEGVGPDGSGEAWRVIPAGLHGPARVDVGNAGTVMRFLPPVACLADGPVHFDGDPRSYERPLHGVIDALKALGARIDDDGRGTLPLTVHGAGALDGGPVAIDASSSSQFVSALLLSAPRFNQGVEVRHTGSALPSMPHIRMTVDMLRSVGAQVDEPETGGEPNVWRVSPSALLGRDLTVEPDLSNAQPFLAAALVTGGRVTVPDWPLRTTQPGDALREIFTAMGGSCELTERGLTFTGSGTVHGIDVDLSEVGELTPGIAALAALADSPSTLSGVAHLRLHETDRLAALTKEINGLGGDVTETADGLHIRPRPLQGGVFHTYDDHRMATAGAIIGLAVAGVEIENVGTTAKTLPDFPEMWTGMLGEPSGAVGVATGAPGASRGSSGA from the coding sequence ATGACCGAAAGTCCCGTGCACCCTGCCCTCTGGCCCGCCCCCCGTGCGACCGGGGCCGTCGACGCGACCGTCACCGTGCCCGGATCGAAGTCGGTCACCAACCGCGCGCTCGTGCTCGCCGCGCTGTCCTCCGAACCCGGCTGGCTGCGCCGGCCGCTGCGGTCCCGCGACACCCTGCTGATGGCGCAGGCCCTGCGCGCGATGGGGGTCGGCATCGAGGAGGGCGTGGGCCCCGACGGCTCGGGCGAGGCCTGGCGGGTCATCCCGGCCGGACTGCACGGCCCGGCCCGGGTCGACGTCGGCAACGCCGGCACGGTCATGCGCTTCCTGCCGCCGGTGGCCTGCCTCGCCGACGGCCCCGTCCACTTCGACGGCGACCCCCGGTCCTACGAGCGCCCCCTGCACGGCGTGATCGACGCGCTGAAGGCGCTGGGCGCCCGGATCGACGACGACGGCCGGGGCACGCTCCCCCTCACCGTGCACGGAGCGGGCGCCCTGGACGGCGGGCCGGTGGCGATCGACGCCTCCTCCTCGTCCCAGTTCGTCTCCGCGCTGCTGCTGTCCGCGCCCCGCTTCAACCAGGGGGTGGAGGTCCGGCACACCGGCTCCGCGCTGCCGTCCATGCCTCACATCCGGATGACCGTCGACATGCTGCGCTCGGTGGGCGCCCAGGTCGACGAGCCCGAGACGGGGGGCGAGCCGAACGTCTGGCGGGTGTCCCCCTCCGCCCTCCTGGGCCGCGATCTGACCGTGGAGCCGGACCTCTCCAACGCACAGCCGTTCCTCGCGGCGGCGCTGGTGACCGGTGGCCGCGTCACCGTTCCCGACTGGCCGCTGCGCACCACCCAGCCGGGTGACGCGCTGCGTGAGATCTTCACCGCAATGGGTGGCTCGTGCGAGCTGACCGAGCGGGGCCTGACCTTCACGGGCTCGGGCACCGTCCACGGCATCGACGTCGACCTGAGCGAGGTCGGTGAGCTGACGCCGGGCATCGCGGCCCTCGCCGCGCTCGCGGACTCCCCGTCCACGCTGAGCGGCGTCGCCCACCTGCGGCTGCACGAGACGGACCGGCTGGCCGCGCTGACCAAGGAGATCAACGGCCTGGGCGGCGACGTCACGGAGACCGCCGACGGCCTGCACATCCGGCCCCGGCCGCTGCAGGGCGGCGTCTTCCACACGTACGACGACCACCGGATGGCGACGGCGGGCGCGATCATCGGCCTCGCCGTGGCCGGGGTGGAGATCGAGAACGTCGGCACGACCGCGAAGACCCTGCCGGACTTCCCGGAGATGTGGACCGGCATGCTCGGGGAGCCGTCCGGCGCCGTCGGGGTCGCCACCGGGGCGCCCGGCGCCTCCCGCGGAAGCAGCGGGGCCTGA
- a CDS encoding M50 family metallopeptidase, which yields MDSTDLGELWDRVFGTQPAPAQWLVVVTATAALAAVVPNLIWRLSRNAITIAHEGGHGLVALLTGRQLSGIRLHSDTSGLTVSRGKPTGIGMILTAAAGYTAPPLLGLGGAWLLADGRITLLLWLATALLAVMLVMIRNLYGALTVILTGTAFLLVSWLTSAEVQAAFAYTVVWFLLLGGVRPAFELQSKRRHGGAPDSDADQLARLTHAPAAMWLFLFHVVSLSSLIGGGRWLLGL from the coding sequence ATGGACAGCACCGATCTGGGTGAGCTGTGGGACCGCGTCTTCGGGACCCAGCCCGCCCCCGCGCAGTGGCTGGTGGTCGTGACGGCCACCGCGGCACTCGCCGCCGTCGTGCCGAACCTCATATGGCGGCTCTCCCGGAACGCGATCACCATCGCGCACGAGGGCGGCCACGGACTGGTGGCCCTGCTCACCGGGCGCCAGCTCTCCGGTATCCGTCTGCACTCCGACACCAGCGGGCTGACGGTGAGCCGCGGCAAGCCCACCGGCATCGGCATGATCCTCACCGCGGCGGCCGGCTACACCGCGCCGCCGCTGCTCGGACTGGGCGGGGCCTGGCTGCTGGCCGACGGCAGGATCACCCTGCTCCTGTGGCTGGCGACGGCGCTCCTGGCGGTCATGCTCGTCATGATCCGCAATCTGTACGGGGCGCTGACGGTCATCCTCACGGGCACGGCGTTCCTGCTCGTGTCGTGGCTGACGTCGGCGGAGGTGCAGGCGGCGTTCGCCTACACCGTGGTCTGGTTCCTGCTGCTGGGCGGCGTGCGCCCGGCCTTCGAGCTGCAGTCCAAGCGGCGTCACGGCGGTGCGCCCGACTCCGACGCCGACCAGCTCGCCCGGCTGACGCACGCGCCGGCGGCGATGTGGCTGTTCCTCTTCCATGTGGTGTCGCTGAGCTCGCTGATCGGCGGCGGGCGCTGGCTGCTCGGCCTGTGA
- a CDS encoding SOS response-associated peptidase — protein sequence MCGRYAASRRPEDLTGLFGVEKWEPTETLEPDWNVAPTKEVYAILDRPVKDADDQRPVRQLRTLKWGLVPSWAKTPEGGARMINARAETVHEKPSFRRPFVSRRCILPADGYYEWVTGADERQLEEKGRRKRPRKQPYFVTPADGSVFAMAGLYEFWRDRTLPDDHPQAWWVTCSVITTEAETSPLAVAPAEGPGSLSDIHPRMPLMLTPDRWDDWLDPSRTDVEELKALLAPPPGGLMRAYPVATAVSNVRNNGPELLEELAAPEVSTLF from the coding sequence ATGTGCGGACGGTATGCAGCGAGTCGGCGGCCAGAGGATCTGACCGGGCTCTTCGGTGTCGAGAAGTGGGAACCCACCGAGACCCTTGAGCCCGACTGGAACGTCGCGCCGACCAAGGAGGTCTACGCGATTCTCGACCGCCCTGTGAAGGACGCGGACGACCAGCGGCCGGTTCGCCAGCTGCGCACCCTGAAATGGGGGCTGGTGCCGTCCTGGGCGAAGACCCCGGAGGGCGGCGCGCGCATGATCAACGCGCGCGCGGAGACCGTCCATGAGAAGCCGTCCTTCCGCCGCCCCTTCGTGTCGAGGCGCTGCATCCTGCCCGCGGACGGCTACTACGAGTGGGTCACCGGCGCCGACGAGCGGCAGCTGGAGGAGAAGGGGAGGAGGAAGCGGCCCCGCAAGCAGCCGTACTTCGTGACGCCCGCCGACGGCTCCGTCTTCGCCATGGCCGGCCTGTACGAGTTCTGGCGCGACCGGACCCTTCCCGACGACCATCCGCAGGCCTGGTGGGTGACCTGTTCGGTGATCACGACCGAGGCCGAGACGTCACCGCTCGCCGTGGCCCCCGCGGAGGGGCCCGGCTCGCTCTCCGACATCCACCCCCGGATGCCGCTGATGCTCACGCCGGACCGCTGGGACGACTGGCTCGACCCGTCGCGGACCGACGTCGAGGAGCTCAAGGCGCTGCTCGCGCCGCCGCCCGGCGGCCTGATGCGCGCCTACCCGGTGGCCACCGCCGTCAGCAACGTCCGCAACAACGGACCGGAACTCCTGGAGGAGCTGGCCGCGCCCGAGGTGAGCACGCTCTTCTGA
- a CDS encoding alpha/beta hydrolase family protein, translating to MSRTAGTSKRTETVATDAGEARITWLPAQDARLVLAVGHGAGGGIEARDLQALAAVLPGRGVTVALVEQPWRVAGKKVAPAPRTLDTAWTGLWPALTAPGLPVVAGGRSAGARVACRTAAALGARAVLALSFPLHPPGKPEKSRRDELLGAGVPVLVVQGGRDPFGRPEEFPAGDHGLVEVPHADHGFAVPKKAPLTQDQAMDLLAGAVAGWLDGLPRPA from the coding sequence GTGAGCCGTACCGCAGGGACATCGAAGAGGACAGAGACCGTCGCCACGGACGCCGGGGAGGCCAGGATCACCTGGCTCCCGGCGCAGGACGCGCGCCTCGTGCTCGCCGTCGGCCACGGTGCCGGGGGCGGAATCGAGGCCCGCGACCTCCAGGCGCTGGCCGCCGTGCTGCCGGGGCGGGGTGTGACCGTGGCGCTGGTCGAGCAGCCGTGGCGGGTGGCCGGGAAGAAGGTCGCACCGGCCCCCCGGACCCTGGACACCGCGTGGACCGGGCTGTGGCCGGCGCTGACGGCGCCCGGGCTGCCCGTCGTCGCCGGCGGGCGCAGCGCGGGGGCCCGGGTCGCCTGCCGGACGGCTGCCGCGCTGGGTGCCCGCGCCGTGCTCGCGCTGAGTTTCCCGCTGCACCCGCCGGGGAAGCCGGAGAAGTCCCGCCGGGACGAGCTGCTGGGGGCCGGGGTGCCCGTCCTCGTGGTCCAGGGCGGGCGCGACCCGTTCGGGCGCCCTGAGGAGTTCCCGGCGGGGGACCACGGGCTCGTGGAGGTGCCGCACGCGGATCACGGCTTCGCCGTTCCGAAGAAGGCACCGCTGACCCAGGATCAGGCGATGGACCTGCTGGCCGGTGCGGTGGCCGGGTGGCTGGACGGACTGCCCCGGCCGGCGTAG